GATATTTCTATCTTTTCCTTTTGAGATCTTAAATTTTCAAGCCCATTATTAATATTTTTAATTTCTTTCTCAGCCCTTTTAAGTTCCTTTTCCAAATTTTCTATTTTTAACTTTAATTCTTTCTCCTTTTCAAGAAGAGTTTTTAAATCTTTTTCTAAAGCTTCAACTTTATTTAAAAGATCTATTTTTTCTTTTTTTAAACTAAAAACACCCTTTTTTTCTTTTCTTATAAAGCAAATAAATCCATAAGGAGTTAATAAAATTTTTTCTTTTATAAAATAAATGAATCTGGGATGTGTTTTATAACTTTCTAAAATTTCATCTGAAAAAGAATTATATCTTTCTATAGAAAAAGATTTAATTATTTCAGGTTCTCCCCAAAGAAAGATAATATTTTCTTTAAGGTCTTGTGAGATAAAATTTTTTATTAAATTAAGTTCTTCTATCACAAAGGCATCTAAATTTTCTTTAAATATTAACTCAAGTAATGATATATCTTCAGTACTTAAATTAAGATAACTTTCCAAAGAGGGTAAATTTAAATTTTTTGAAATTGAAGATAAATTTTTAGAAAGTATCTTTTCTATTAGACTTAGTCTATCTTTTAAAGATTGTATCTCAATTAAAAGGTTTTGCTTTTTAGCATTGAAATTTTCAAGCTTTTTATATAATTCCTTACTATCTTCAATGATTTTTTCTTTAAAATTAATTAAATCCTCTAAAGTTTTCTCTTTTTCTTTAAATAGATTTTCTAAAGCCTTTTTTTCTTTTTCTAAGTTTTTCAAATTTATAAAAAGATCTTCTAAAATTTTTTCATTTATATCCTTTTCTTTTTCTAATTGAGAAATTTTTTTTTCAAGAGAGTTTCTTTTTTCTTTGAGATTTTCTTCTTCTTTTTCTGTTAAAAGATATTCTTTTTCAAAATTTTGGAAATTTTTGAGTTTTTCTTCAAATATTTTTGAAATTTTTTCTTTTTCTCTTTTAAGATTTATTAAATTTTCATTGAGGGTTTCTTTTTTTTCTCTCAGATTTTTTAAACTAATTTCTATAGTAGAAAGTTCTTTATTAAAATTGTTAAATTTTTCTTCTTCATTTTCTCTTTTTAGTTTTATTTTTTCCAATTTATGGTTTAATTCGTTTTCTTGTTTTACTAAATTTTCTAAATTTTCTTTATGTTCTTTTAAGTAATTTTCTTTAGATTGTAGATCCTTTTTAAGATCCTTTATTTTTCTTTCTAAAATAAGAATTTCCTGATAAATTGCTTGTTCTTCTTTTTCTAAACATTCTACTTCTTTTTCAAGGGTTTGTTTTTGATTTAAAAGTTCCTCCTTTCTTTTTTTTAATTTTTCTTTTTCTTTTTGGTTTAATTCAAGTAGATACAAATTTTTTTGGATTAAAAGCTTTTGGAGTTTTTCTTTTAAGCTTATATATTTTCTTGCCTCTTCTGCCTGTTTTTTTAAAATTTCATACTGTCCTCTAACTTCATTAATTATGTCTTTAAGTCTTAATAGATTTTCTTCTGTTTTTTGAAGATTTTTAAGTGTATTTTCTTCAGTAATTTTTAATTTTGAGACACCTGCAAGATCTTCCAAAAGTATTTTTCTTTCCTTAGGGGAAAGGTCAATAAATTTGCTTACTTCCCCCTGTTCAATAATTCCGTAACTTTGAGGATTTACTCCTAAATCAAGAAAGAGAAACTGTATATCTTTAAGTCTACAAGGTTTTTGATTAATAAAATATTCGCTTTCTCCATTTCTATAAAATCTTCTTGTAATTAATATTTCTGGAAAATCTTTATATGTTTCCCACACTGGGGGTTCATGATTTAAAAGGAGTTTTACTTCCGCAAAGTCGATATTTCTATTGTTATTTCCTGAAAATATTAGATCAGAAAGTTCTTTTACTCTTAATTTTTTGGGGCTTTGTTCTCCAAGAACCCAGCGTATAGCATCAAGTATGTTACTTTTTCCGGATCCGTTTGGACCAACAATAGCTGTTATTTTTGGAGAAAAAGGAATGGAAACTTTATAAGGAAAAGACTTAAAACCATAAATTTCTAATCTTTTAATAAACATTTACCTAAAAAACATGAGAAGGTTACCCTATTATACCACAAACACTAAAATTAAAAATAAAAATTGCCACTTCGTAAGTGGTAATTTTCTACCACTTACGAAGTGGTAGATGGTAGGGTTATGCTTCTTTTAGTTTTAGATATTCCTTTATTTCATGAATGAGCATAGCAGGGGTTTTTATAGGATAATGTATATTATTTATTATTTCTTCAGCAGAGGAACCTTTAATGGTTAGTCCATCAAGTTTTTCCTTTAGTTCTTCTGGAGAGGTTATAGGATATTTTATTCCCTTTGTTTTTCTTAAAACTAAATAAGCCCAAGGTATATCAAGTCCTCTTAATATATCTTCTGCCAAGGCAGAAGAATAATAGAAGAAGGTTTGAGCATCAT
The window above is part of the Thermodesulfobacterium geofontis OPF15 genome. Proteins encoded here:
- a CDS encoding AAA family ATPase — encoded protein: MFIKRLEIYGFKSFPYKVSIPFSPKITAIVGPNGSGKSNILDAIRWVLGEQSPKKLRVKELSDLIFSGNNNRNIDFAEVKLLLNHEPPVWETYKDFPEILITRRFYRNGESEYFINQKPCRLKDIQFLFLDLGVNPQSYGIIEQGEVSKFIDLSPKERKILLEDLAGVSKLKITEENTLKNLQKTEENLLRLKDIINEVRGQYEILKKQAEEARKYISLKEKLQKLLIQKNLYLLELNQKEKEKLKKRKEELLNQKQTLEKEVECLEKEEQAIYQEILILERKIKDLKKDLQSKENYLKEHKENLENLVKQENELNHKLEKIKLKRENEEEKFNNFNKELSTIEISLKNLREKKETLNENLINLKREKEKISKIFEEKLKNFQNFEKEYLLTEKEEENLKEKRNSLEKKISQLEKEKDINEKILEDLFINLKNLEKEKKALENLFKEKEKTLEDLINFKEKIIEDSKELYKKLENFNAKKQNLLIEIQSLKDRLSLIEKILSKNLSSISKNLNLPSLESYLNLSTEDISLLELIFKENLDAFVIEELNLIKNFISQDLKENIIFLWGEPEIIKSFSIERYNSFSDEILESYKTHPRFIYFIKEKILLTPYGFICFIRKEKKGVFSLKKEKIDLLNKVEALEKDLKTLLEKEKELKLKIENLEKELKRAEKEIKNINNGLENLRSQKEKIEISCIKLETEKINLGEKINHIENELKSLKDEKENLNKKLIDISELINRRKKEYETVKKENLSLKENLEEINQKINFLEQEIIKIKTEEENLRKRKDFIQEEIKKIKIFLRQYEFDKEALLKEINYLKDKIKEFNKRIKNLSSEISDLTKVLEDLLMKKEEGEKKLKALENKKRKIEKELKELDTEEHNLELYLLEKKLFLDSIYRNLKEFGFEIETEFIQENKEKFNLEEVEEEIEKTKNLLNEFKEVNLASLREFEFVSQRYEKLMKEKEDLEVSIREFKKILENIREISRERILKTLEEVNKKLEEIFPLVFKNGKVELLLSGEDPLSSGLELKINFPHKGLKHINMLSGGEKSLCALVILISFYLVKPGPFCILDEVDAFLDEKNSLKFIKLLDLIKRSSQIILITHNPHIMKEVDTLLGVTMEEKGISKIFVIKKENFFSEYINH